The sequence below is a genomic window from Geothermobacter hydrogeniphilus.
ATGTCGGCTGGCACGAGGCGCAGATGCCGCAGATCGTGACCAAGGTTCCGCGCGGAGCTTTTGCCTACCTGGCTCGCGGCATCCGTGAGCGGGTCGCGGTGCCGGTCATTGCCGGACACCGGATTAATGATCCGGGCAACGCCCGGGACCTGCTTGACCAGGGCTGGTGCGACGCGGTCGCCATGGGGCGGGCGTTGATTGCCGATCCGCAGCTGCCGAACAAGGCACTGCGGGGGCGGGAGGACGAGATTATCCACTGTGTCGCCTGCGGTCAGGGTTGCTTCGATGCCCTGTTCCGTTTTCAGCATGTTGAGTGCCTCTGCAATCCACGCGCCGGTCATGAGTTGGAAGCCTCACCACAGTCGACGCAGTCGTTGCGGGTGTTGGTGGTCGGCGGGGGCGCCGGCGGCATGACAGCAGCCATCGCCGCGGCACGCCAGGGTCACCGGGTTACCCTCTACGAGGCAGAGTCAAGGCTTGGGGGGCAACTCGATCTGGCCGGGGCGCCTCCCGGTCGGGAGGAATTTTCGCTTCTCGCCCGGGATCTGGCGCGGCAGGTTGGTGAGGCTGGAGTTGAGGTGATCCTCGGACGTCGGGTTGACGCTGAACTGCTGCGTCGGGAATCCCCCGACCGGGTGGTTCTTGCCACCGGCGGTTGTCCGCAGGCGCCGCCGATTCCCGGTTGTGACCTGCCGCACGTGATTCAGGCCTGGGATCTGCTCCGCGGGAAGGTGTCTACCGGCAGCAGAGTTGTCATCATCGGTGGTGGCGCAGTCGGAGTCGAGTCGGCCCTGTTGCTTGCAGAGCAGGGGACTCTGCCGGCTGAAACTCTCAAATTTCTGCTGGTGCATCGGGCCGAAGACCCTGAAGAACTTTACCGGCTGGCGACTTCCGGCAGCAAGCAGGTCACCCTGGTTGAAATGCTTGACAAACTGGGGCGCAATTTCGGCAAGACCACCCGCTGGACCATGCTGCAGGACCTGAAACGTTATGGAGTTCAGTGCCGTACCGGTACCAGGGTCGAGGCGATTACGGAAGAAGGGGTGGTGGTTGCCGGAGAAACAGGGCCGGAATTGCTGCCGGCCGATACGGTCGTGATGGCGGTTGGAACCCGGGCTGACAACCCGTTGCAGCAGGTCTGCGAGGATCTCGGCATTGCCTGTCGGGTGATCGGTGACGCGAACAAGCCGGCGATGGTTTTTGATGCCGTCCACCAGGGTTACCGGGCCGGGCGGGAGGTCGCATGAAGGGCTTTGCATCGCTGCCCGGGCTGCTTGCCGGGGCTCGTCGGTCGCGATTCCGTCTCTGGTTGTTGAATCTGATGCTCGGTCGTATGATTCCTTTCAACCGGCCGCATGGTGTCCGGGTGCTGGCTCTCGATGAAAACCGGGTGCAGACCACGGCACCTTACCGGAAACGGAATCAGAATCATCTGCGCGGCATCCACGCCTGCTGTATTGCCACGGTGGCGGAGTTCTCCTCGGGTCTGCTGTTTCTCTCCAGGCTCAACCCGAACCGTTATCGGCTGATCATGGCCAAGCTGGAGATCGATTACCACTACCAGGCCAAGGGGGCGATCGTCGCGACGACCAGCTTGACTGACGAAGAATTGAAGGCACGGGTTCTTAAGCCTCTGGCGGATGTGGATAAAATACAGACCACGCTGCCGACCGAGGTGCATGATCGGCAGGGGCGTCTGGTCGCCACCGCGCTGGTGACCTGGCAGATCAAGTCCTGGGACAAAGTGCGAACCAGGGTCGACTGACCCTGTTGTTTGCTACATTTATTTATGTCTGGCTTCGTGTGGAATCCGCTGCCAGGCGACATTCTAGCCGGCTCCAGGGGGGCCAGGAGGTGGAGATGAAGAGGCTCATCGTATTGCTGGTTCTGTTTCTGGGTTGGGCAGGGATGGCCCAGGCGATTGAAGTGGCCGGTGTCAAACTCGCTCCGCAGGTGCAGGTTGCCGGGGAAACCCTCAATCTCAATGGCTATGGCATCCGCAAGAAATTCTTTTTCAAGATCTACGTCGGTTCTCTCTATACGGCGCAGAAGGTGGCCAGTGCCGAGCAGGCTGTCAAGGCACCGGGCGGCAAGCTGATCCGCATGGATTTTCTTTACAGCAAGGTGGCCAAACACAAAATTGTCGACGCCTTTGCCGAAGGGTTTGAGAACAACAGCCCCGAGATGGCCGACAGTGCCGCCGCCAAGGCCTTTCTGGGCTGGTTCGACGCTGATTTCATCGAAGGGGACCAGGTGGATCTGGCCATCGCTGCCGATGGTACGGTCAGCGTCAGTCACAACGGTCGTCCCCTCGGCAGTGTCAAGTCTCCCGAACTTGCCCGCGGCGTACTGCTGATCTATCTCGGCAAGGATCCGGCCGATGACGATATGAAGGACGGGATGCTCGGCCGGGATTGATAAGACCATTCTCCCAGGTACCGTTCCGGACCTCTCTCCATCCTGAATGCAAAATAGATTCAGGGCCATGTCTCCGGTACGTTACTCTCCTTGTTATGGGGGCCGATACGGCCCCCGCTTTTTTACTGAATTCAAGTCTGTTTTGTCACGAGCCCCAGGCAGGGACCCAGAAGATAATTGCAGATCCTTGTTATGCAACGATGGGTGATGAAACCTTCCGTTTAGTCTTCTTTCATGTCTCCGCCACTCGGTGGCCAGCTGCTTTTGGCTATATTTCGAAAGGTACAGCCAATGCTCCTGTTTAATCCGCACGACGACCATCGTAACCATGCCGATGCCCGCTCACGGCAGATCGTCGAGAAGACCATTGCTTTCTTCGAAAAGAAAGGCCTGAAGAAGATCAAGGAAGACGACCAGGCGATGGTCTGGTACGAGGACTTTCTCGAATTCGTCAAAGAAGAGGAGGTCTTTGCCGATTTGCTTACTCCGCAAGCGTATGCTGGCGAGAATGGTCGTTGGGATATGTGGCGGATCAGCCATTTCAACGAAGTGCTGGCTTTTTATGGACTCTGCTACTGGTACACTTGGCAGGTCAGCATTCTCGGCCTGGGGCCGATCTGGATGGGGGAGAACGAGGCCGTCAAGCGGCGTGCCGCGAAATTGCTGCGGGATGGGGGGATCTTTGCCTTCGGTCTGTCGGAGCAGGAGCACGGCGCCGATCTTTACAGCTCCGAGATGACCCTGGTGCCGCAGGCCAATGGGACCTTTCTGGCCCGCGGCCGCAAATACTATATCGGTAACGGTAACTGCGCGGCACTGATTTCGACCTTCGGCAAGATCGAGGGGAGCGGCGAGTATGTCTTCTTTGTCGTTGAAAGCGACCATCCGGCCTACGAATGTGTGCGGAAGATTGACACTTCGGGGGTACGTCAGGCTTATGTCGCCGAGTACGCCCTGCATGATTATCCGATTCGTGAGGAAGACATCCTGCTGCGTGGAGAAGCGGCCTGGAATGCGGCGCTCAATACGATCAACATTGGCAAATACGAGCTCGGCTGCGCCTCCATCGGCATCGTCACCCATTGTCTCTATGAGGCGATCAATCACGCCGGAAGCCGTCAGCTCTACGGCATGACGGTGACCGATTTTCCGCATGTCAAACAGCTGTTTGTGGAAGTGTACGCCCGGCTGCATGCCATGAAGTTGTTTGCCATGCGGGCCGCGGACTACCTGCGGGTTGCCTCCAGCGAGGATCGCCGTTATCTGCTCTTTAATCCCATTGTGAAAATGAAGGTCACCGGCGAGGGGGAGCGTTGCGTTGGACTGTTGCACGAGGTCATCGCCGCCAGGGGGTTCGAACAGCAGACCTGGTTCGAAATGGCCATCCGCGACATCGGCATGCTGCCGAAGCTTGAAGGGACCACCCATGTCAATATGGCGCTGATCCTCAAGTTCATCCAGAAGTATTTTTTCACTCCGGTC
It includes:
- a CDS encoding DUF4442 domain-containing protein; translation: MKGFASLPGLLAGARRSRFRLWLLNLMLGRMIPFNRPHGVRVLALDENRVQTTAPYRKRNQNHLRGIHACCIATVAEFSSGLLFLSRLNPNRYRLIMAKLEIDYHYQAKGAIVATTSLTDEELKARVLKPLADVDKIQTTLPTEVHDRQGRLVATALVTWQIKSWDKVRTRVD
- a CDS encoding chalcone isomerase family protein is translated as MKRLIVLLVLFLGWAGMAQAIEVAGVKLAPQVQVAGETLNLNGYGIRKKFFFKIYVGSLYTAQKVASAEQAVKAPGGKLIRMDFLYSKVAKHKIVDAFAEGFENNSPEMADSAAAKAFLGWFDADFIEGDQVDLAIAADGTVSVSHNGRPLGSVKSPELARGVLLIYLGKDPADDDMKDGMLGRD
- a CDS encoding acyl-CoA dehydrogenase, with product MLLFNPHDDHRNHADARSRQIVEKTIAFFEKKGLKKIKEDDQAMVWYEDFLEFVKEEEVFADLLTPQAYAGENGRWDMWRISHFNEVLAFYGLCYWYTWQVSILGLGPIWMGENEAVKRRAAKLLRDGGIFAFGLSEQEHGADLYSSEMTLVPQANGTFLARGRKYYIGNGNCAALISTFGKIEGSGEYVFFVVESDHPAYECVRKIDTSGVRQAYVAEYALHDYPIREEDILLRGEAAWNAALNTINIGKYELGCASIGIVTHCLYEAINHAGSRQLYGMTVTDFPHVKQLFVEVYARLHAMKLFAMRAADYLRVASSEDRRYLLFNPIVKMKVTGEGERCVGLLHEVIAARGFEQQTWFEMAIRDIGMLPKLEGTTHVNMALILKFIQKYFFTPVDYPEVPRQDQAGDDGYLFRQQTGKLKEVHFPDWRKAFAAVDLPNVRIFVEQAELLRQLLLDAPPNREQQADSGYMLAAGELFTLIPYAQLILENSAIYQLDDELLDVIFALLVRDFAGYALRMVAEHGNSEVQEVLFRQMLKKPVRDEAGFNKVWRQVLELKDCYRMSD
- a CDS encoding FAD-dependent oxidoreductase gives rise to the protein MTDPLFQPLTIGSLQLKNRIIMPAMHLNMADDYRVSEQLLAFYAERAAGGAGLISCGYAGVDELAAHPGHIGVHDDAFIHGLKRLAETIQAGGARAALQINHAGRYNHSMLTGGKQPVAPSAVPSRMTGETPRELSLDEIEELINAFAEAGRRVAEAGFDAVEVLAGTGYIISSFLSPLTNRREDAWGGTRENRMRFGLEVVRRVKQACGLPLIVRLNGNDFMPQGIGRETLQQFAAALVEAGADALSINVGWHEAQMPQIVTKVPRGAFAYLARGIRERVAVPVIAGHRINDPGNARDLLDQGWCDAVAMGRALIADPQLPNKALRGREDEIIHCVACGQGCFDALFRFQHVECLCNPRAGHELEASPQSTQSLRVLVVGGGAGGMTAAIAAARQGHRVTLYEAESRLGGQLDLAGAPPGREEFSLLARDLARQVGEAGVEVILGRRVDAELLRRESPDRVVLATGGCPQAPPIPGCDLPHVIQAWDLLRGKVSTGSRVVIIGGGAVGVESALLLAEQGTLPAETLKFLLVHRAEDPEELYRLATSGSKQVTLVEMLDKLGRNFGKTTRWTMLQDLKRYGVQCRTGTRVEAITEEGVVVAGETGPELLPADTVVMAVGTRADNPLQQVCEDLGIACRVIGDANKPAMVFDAVHQGYRAGREVA